A genomic window from Halorubrum trapanicum includes:
- a CDS encoding IS6 family transposase — protein MPENDRLSGCLDEINLEFVEREATPKLLMKLSIQLHLSGLSLSNTVSFLEVFGVERVRSTVHNWVHKADLQPESGRSPNHVAVDETVIRLDDEQYWLYAAVDPETNDLLHTQLEPTTNNALADRFFADLRDKHDVDDATVLVDGSASLQRACRKHDLDFKYERHGNRNSVERVFREIKRRTTSFSNCFSNAKAETADEWLRSFAFAWNQLI, from the coding sequence ATGCCCGAAAACGACCGCCTCAGCGGCTGTTTAGACGAGATCAACTTAGAGTTTGTGGAGCGAGAGGCAACACCGAAGTTGTTGATGAAGCTCAGTATTCAGCTTCATTTGTCTGGACTATCGCTTTCGAATACTGTTTCGTTTCTTGAGGTATTCGGTGTTGAACGAGTGCGCTCTACCGTTCACAACTGGGTTCACAAAGCCGATCTACAGCCGGAATCTGGTCGGAGCCCGAATCACGTTGCGGTTGATGAGACTGTGATTCGGCTTGATGATGAACAATATTGGCTGTACGCTGCTGTCGATCCGGAAACAAATGATCTGCTTCACACACAGCTTGAGCCGACGACAAATAACGCTCTCGCAGATCGGTTTTTCGCTGATCTGCGTGATAAACACGACGTGGATGACGCAACCGTTCTCGTAGATGGATCAGCTTCACTTCAGCGAGCCTGTCGCAAACACGACCTCGATTTCAAATATGAACGACATGGAAATCGGAACAGCGTCGAACGTGTCTTTCGTGAGATAAAACGCAGAACTACCAGTTTCTCAAACTGTTTTAGCAACGCCAAAGCAGAAACTGCTGACGAGTGGCTCAGATCGTTCGCTTTCGCATGGAACCAGCTTATCTGA
- a CDS encoding phosphoglycerate kinase, translating to MPTFDTIDDLPADSRVLVRLDLNSPIENGEPQDNRRFERHAETVRELADAGHRVVLMAHQGRPGRDDFTSLAGHAEILADHVGRDVAFVADTYGDEALEAIDALEAGEVLLLENTRMCDDELPEESPEEKAETEFVETLAPRFDAYVNDAYSAAHRKHASLVGFPLVLPAYAGRVMETEYEANTAIATREFDGPVTMVVGGTKATDVIGVMDALDDKVDRFLLGGVAGELFLRAAGHPVGRDVGEMDLFDEQWEENRELIESVLDERGDAIRLASDLAYEGDDGERAEVEVEAIDEKETGYLDVGSATVADYEPAIRESDAVFVKGALGVFEDERFADGTVGVLEAIAETDCFSVVGGGDTSRAIEMYGLSEADFSHVSIAGGAYIRALTGEPLPAVEVLEAAAERQ from the coding sequence ATGCCCACGTTCGACACCATCGACGACCTCCCGGCCGACTCGCGCGTCCTCGTCCGACTGGACCTCAACTCCCCGATCGAGAACGGCGAACCGCAGGACAACCGCCGCTTCGAGCGCCACGCGGAGACCGTCCGCGAACTGGCCGACGCCGGTCACCGCGTCGTCCTCATGGCCCACCAGGGACGCCCCGGCCGCGACGACTTCACCTCGCTCGCCGGCCACGCGGAGATCCTCGCCGACCACGTCGGCCGCGACGTGGCGTTCGTCGCGGACACGTACGGCGACGAGGCGCTCGAAGCGATCGACGCGCTCGAAGCGGGGGAGGTGCTCCTCTTGGAGAACACCCGGATGTGCGACGACGAACTCCCCGAGGAGTCCCCCGAGGAGAAGGCGGAGACGGAGTTCGTCGAGACGCTCGCGCCGCGCTTCGACGCGTACGTCAACGACGCCTACTCGGCGGCGCATCGGAAACACGCCTCGCTGGTCGGCTTCCCGCTCGTCCTTCCCGCGTACGCGGGCCGCGTGATGGAGACGGAGTACGAGGCCAACACCGCCATCGCGACCCGCGAGTTCGACGGGCCCGTCACCATGGTCGTCGGCGGGACGAAGGCGACCGACGTGATCGGCGTGATGGACGCCTTAGACGACAAGGTGGACCGCTTCCTCCTCGGCGGCGTCGCGGGGGAACTGTTCCTGCGCGCCGCGGGCCACCCGGTCGGTCGCGACGTGGGAGAGATGGACCTGTTCGACGAGCAGTGGGAAGAGAACCGCGAGCTGATCGAGTCGGTCCTTGACGAGCGCGGCGACGCGATCCGGCTCGCGAGCGACCTCGCGTACGAGGGCGACGACGGCGAGCGCGCCGAGGTCGAAGTCGAGGCGATCGACGAGAAGGAGACGGGGTACCTCGACGTGGGCTCGGCGACGGTCGCAGACTACGAGCCCGCGATCCGCGAGTCCGACGCCGTCTTCGTGAAGGGCGCGCTCGGCGTCTTCGAGGACGAGCGGTTCGCGGACGGCACCGTCGGCGTCCTCGAAGCCATCGCGGAGACGGACTGCTTCTCGGTCGTCGGCGGCGGCGACACCTCCCGGGCCATCGAGATGTACGGCCTCAGCGAGGCGGACTTCTCGCACGTCTCTATCGCGGGCGGCGCGTACATCCGCGCGCTAACGGGCGAGCCGCTCCCGGCGGTAGAGGTCTTGGAAGCGGCGGCGGAACGGCAGTAG
- a CDS encoding cryptochrome/photolyase family protein yields the protein MSDRTTCWLLGDQLNPDLDVLDAADDVLLIEAHGFADRKPYHAHKLTLVFSAMRHFRDELRERGRDVTYVRAESFGEGLDEFFAERETEMGGRDGDGDAGDDDGPHLRLMRPASHGAGERLRELVADRGGTLELVDNELFWTTPSDWREWAGEGETEIGADGAADRTYRQENWYRHVRRETGVLMDGEEPVGGEWNYDDLNQETPPDDWEPPGRPRFEPDELTRGTHAWVRERFDTWGNDSLDGFAWPVTREGAREALDRFVRAGLPAFGRYQDAMVGGEPFLSHSLLSPAINLGLLDPREPVRAVERAYAERGVEPGAYDPAEHGEVGAGAEATSLDEFGGDEFDGDEAGDGAGEETEAAAGEEPAPVPLNAAEGFVRQVIGWREFVRHVYREAMPELAEANRLGQERDLPPAYWDGDTDMRCLSEAVGHVREYGYAHHIERLMVLSNFALVYGADPAELNEWFHLGFVDAYHWVTTPNVVAMGSFGTDVLSSKPYASSGSYVNRMSDHCADCRYAVSRTTGEGACPFNALYWDFLKENEETLRGTGRMGLMYSHVDDKDDAEWESIRERAAQVRELAAEGCL from the coding sequence GTGAGCGACCGGACCACTTGCTGGCTGCTCGGCGACCAGCTCAACCCCGACCTCGACGTCCTCGACGCGGCCGACGACGTGCTGCTGATCGAGGCGCACGGCTTCGCCGACCGGAAGCCGTACCACGCCCACAAGCTGACGCTCGTGTTCTCGGCGATGCGGCACTTCCGCGACGAACTCCGCGAGCGCGGCCGCGACGTGACGTACGTGCGGGCGGAGTCGTTCGGCGAGGGCCTCGACGAGTTCTTCGCGGAGCGGGAGACGGAAATGGGCGGCCGGGACGGGGACGGCGACGCGGGCGATGACGACGGCCCGCACTTGCGACTCATGCGCCCCGCGAGCCACGGCGCCGGCGAGCGGCTCCGCGAACTGGTCGCCGACCGCGGCGGGACCCTCGAACTCGTCGACAACGAGCTGTTCTGGACGACGCCGAGCGACTGGCGCGAGTGGGCCGGCGAGGGGGAGACGGAAATCGGCGCCGACGGCGCCGCCGACCGGACCTACCGACAGGAGAACTGGTACCGCCACGTCCGCCGCGAGACGGGGGTGTTGATGGACGGCGAGGAGCCGGTCGGCGGCGAGTGGAACTACGACGACCTGAACCAGGAGACCCCGCCGGACGACTGGGAGCCGCCCGGGCGGCCGAGGTTCGAGCCGGACGAGCTGACGCGCGGGACCCACGCGTGGGTCCGCGAGCGGTTCGATACGTGGGGGAACGACTCGCTCGACGGGTTCGCGTGGCCGGTTACCCGCGAGGGGGCGCGCGAGGCGCTCGACCGCTTCGTGCGCGCGGGGCTCCCGGCGTTCGGTCGGTATCAGGACGCGATGGTCGGCGGCGAGCCGTTCCTGTCGCACTCGCTGCTCTCGCCGGCGATCAACCTCGGGCTGCTCGACCCGCGCGAGCCCGTCAGGGCGGTCGAGCGCGCCTACGCGGAGCGCGGGGTCGAGCCGGGCGCGTACGACCCCGCCGAGCACGGCGAAGTCGGCGCGGGTGCGGAGGCGACCTCGCTCGACGAGTTCGGCGGCGACGAGTTTGACGGCGACGAGGCGGGCGACGGTGCCGGGGAGGAGACGGAAGCGGCGGCGGGCGAGGAGCCCGCCCCCGTCCCGCTCAACGCCGCGGAGGGGTTCGTCAGACAGGTGATCGGCTGGCGGGAGTTCGTGCGCCACGTCTACCGCGAGGCGATGCCGGAGCTGGCCGAGGCGAACCGGCTGGGACAGGAGCGCGACCTCCCGCCCGCCTACTGGGACGGCGACACCGACATGCGGTGTCTCTCGGAGGCGGTCGGCCACGTCCGCGAGTACGGCTACGCCCACCACATCGAGCGGCTGATGGTGTTGTCGAACTTCGCGCTGGTGTACGGCGCCGACCCGGCCGAGCTGAACGAGTGGTTCCACCTCGGCTTCGTCGACGCGTACCACTGGGTGACGACGCCGAACGTCGTCGCCATGGGGTCGTTCGGCACGGACGTGCTCTCCTCGAAGCCGTACGCCTCCTCGGGGAGCTACGTCAACCGGATGAGCGACCACTGCGCGGACTGCCGGTACGCCGTCTCGCGGACCACGGGCGAGGGCGCTTGCCCGTTCAACGCGCTCTACTGGGACTTCTTAAAGGAGAACGAGGAGACGCTGCGGGGCACCGGCCGGATGGGACTGATGTACTCGCACGTCGACGACAAGGACGACGCGGAGTGGGAGTCGATCCGCGAGCGCGCGGCGCAGGTCCGCGAGCTGGCGGCCGAGGGGTGTTTATAG
- the eif1A gene encoding translation initiation factor eIF-1A yields the protein MSNGDGGGQDDLRMPDDDEVFAEVVEMLGANRVKVRCADGKQRTARIPGRMQKRVWIREDDIVLVEPWDWQDEKADISWRYEKSEAERLREEGHLQ from the coding sequence ATGAGCAACGGAGACGGCGGCGGTCAGGACGACCTCCGGATGCCCGACGACGACGAGGTGTTCGCGGAGGTCGTCGAGATGCTCGGCGCGAACCGCGTCAAGGTGCGCTGTGCGGACGGGAAACAGCGGACCGCGCGCATCCCCGGCCGGATGCAAAAGCGGGTGTGGATCCGCGAAGACGACATCGTTCTCGTCGAGCCGTGGGACTGGCAGGACGAGAAGGCCGACATCTCGTGGCGCTACGAGAAGAGCGAGGCGGAACGGCTCCGCGAGGAAGGCCACTTACAATAA
- a CDS encoding Hsp20/alpha crystallin family protein — MDRDDRDDPFGDFFEEIERMMNEMANADAQSADDAGFGSDTHVDAYTTEESVRLVADLPAVEKEDLSLRCDGDALTISAVSDRREYDETVELPAPVDEHSADATFNNGVLEVSFDRDEDSASIDLV, encoded by the coding sequence ATGGACAGAGACGACCGCGACGATCCGTTCGGAGACTTCTTCGAGGAGATCGAGCGGATGATGAACGAGATGGCCAACGCGGACGCGCAGTCGGCCGACGACGCGGGGTTCGGCTCCGACACCCACGTCGACGCGTACACCACGGAGGAGTCGGTGCGTCTCGTCGCCGACCTCCCCGCCGTCGAGAAGGAGGACCTCTCGCTGCGCTGCGACGGCGACGCGCTCACCATCTCGGCCGTCTCCGACCGGCGCGAGTACGACGAGACGGTCGAACTCCCCGCGCCCGTCGACGAGCACTCCGCGGACGCGACGTTCAACAACGGCGTCTTGGAGGTCTCGTTCGACCGCGACGAGGACAGCGCCTCGATCGACCTGGTCTGA
- a CDS encoding RimK family alpha-L-glutamate ligase, whose amino-acid sequence MLRLAMTTDAETFERVREPLADRGIEVDHVRAKERSLRVSDGEGDASPAADPEEFAGFDAGLVYPTRLMEGAVVDERLGVPWVNGRDAVVASRNKAGVLARLSAAGLSTPKTTLVSNPVDESVVVDAASEFSYPVVVKPNSATRGVGVATATDLDSLLGVVDYLNLIHDYRATGDKSFLIQEYLPDARDYRAMVVDGAYAGAVERVLDDDALAAGRWKHNVHRGATAEGVELDPAARELAERAAETLGIDYLGVDLLATDDRLVVNETNARPTVDAATKYADDFYDRFAALIRRTAETA is encoded by the coding sequence ATGCTCCGGCTCGCGATGACGACCGACGCGGAGACGTTCGAGCGCGTGCGCGAGCCGCTCGCGGACCGCGGCATCGAGGTCGACCACGTGCGGGCGAAAGAGCGGTCGCTCCGGGTTTCGGACGGTGAAGGCGACGCTTCGCCGGCGGCCGACCCCGAGGAGTTCGCGGGATTCGACGCCGGCCTCGTCTACCCCACCCGCCTGATGGAGGGTGCGGTCGTCGACGAGCGCCTCGGCGTCCCGTGGGTGAACGGCCGCGATGCGGTCGTCGCCTCGCGCAACAAGGCGGGCGTGCTGGCGCGGCTGTCGGCCGCCGGGCTCTCGACGCCGAAGACGACGCTCGTGTCGAACCCCGTCGACGAGTCGGTCGTCGTCGACGCCGCGAGCGAGTTCTCTTACCCCGTCGTCGTGAAGCCGAACTCCGCGACCCGCGGCGTCGGCGTCGCGACCGCGACCGACCTCGACTCGCTTTTGGGCGTCGTCGACTACCTGAACCTGATCCACGACTACCGCGCCACCGGCGACAAGTCGTTCCTGATCCAGGAGTACCTGCCCGACGCGCGCGACTACCGCGCGATGGTCGTCGACGGCGCGTACGCCGGCGCGGTCGAGCGCGTCCTCGACGACGACGCGCTCGCCGCGGGCCGGTGGAAGCACAACGTCCACCGCGGCGCGACGGCCGAGGGGGTCGAGTTGGACCCCGCGGCGCGCGAGCTCGCGGAGCGCGCGGCCGAGACGCTCGGAATCGACTACCTCGGCGTCGACCTGCTCGCGACGGACGACCGGCTCGTCGTCAACGAGACGAACGCGCGCCCGACGGTCGACGCCGCGACGAAGTACGCGGACGACTTCTACGACCGGTTCGCGGCGCTGATCCGTCGGACGGCAGAAACAGCATAA
- the gap gene encoding type I glyceraldehyde-3-phosphate dehydrogenase, which produces MSKSYLAAGDDVSDDEVVRVGLNGFGRIGRNVFRAVLESPRIELVGINDVMDFDDMGYLAKYDTVMGRLDGVERDGDELTIGGTSVPLFNVQDPADLPWDELDVDVALECTGIFRTRDDASAHLDGGADTVIISAPPKGDKPVKQLVYGVNHDEYEGDDVVSNASCTTNSITPVAKVLDDEFGIDAGTLTTVHAYTGSQSLIDGPMGKRRRGRAAAENIVPTSTGAAGAAQEVLPQLEGKIDGMAMRVPVPTGSITEFVVSLDEDVTEEEVNAAFRDAADSGPLAGVLGYTDDEVVSSDIVGLPFSSYVDLRSTNVIAGGKLLKILTWYDNEYGFSNRMLDMAAYVQDEA; this is translated from the coding sequence ATGAGTAAATCGTATCTGGCTGCCGGCGACGACGTGAGCGACGACGAGGTCGTGCGGGTGGGGCTCAACGGCTTCGGTCGCATCGGGCGCAACGTGTTCCGCGCGGTGTTGGAGAGTCCGCGGATCGAGCTCGTCGGGATCAACGACGTGATGGACTTCGACGACATGGGGTACCTCGCGAAGTACGACACCGTCATGGGCCGGCTTGACGGCGTCGAGCGCGACGGCGACGAGCTGACGATCGGCGGCACCTCGGTCCCGCTGTTCAACGTTCAGGACCCCGCGGACCTCCCGTGGGACGAGCTCGACGTCGACGTCGCCTTGGAGTGTACGGGCATCTTCCGCACCCGCGACGACGCGAGCGCGCACCTCGACGGCGGCGCCGACACCGTGATCATCTCGGCGCCCCCGAAGGGCGACAAGCCGGTCAAACAGCTCGTCTACGGCGTCAACCACGACGAGTACGAGGGCGACGACGTCGTCTCGAACGCCTCCTGCACCACGAACTCCATTACTCCGGTCGCGAAGGTACTGGACGACGAGTTCGGCATCGACGCCGGCACCCTCACCACCGTCCACGCCTACACCGGCTCCCAGAGCCTCATCGACGGGCCGATGGGGAAGCGCCGCCGCGGCCGCGCGGCCGCCGAGAACATCGTCCCCACCTCGACCGGCGCCGCGGGCGCCGCCCAGGAGGTCCTCCCGCAGCTTGAGGGGAAGATCGACGGGATGGCGATGCGCGTGCCGGTCCCGACCGGCTCCATCACCGAGTTCGTCGTCAGCCTCGACGAGGACGTCACCGAGGAGGAGGTCAACGCCGCCTTCCGTGACGCCGCCGACTCCGGCCCGCTCGCGGGCGTCCTCGGCTACACCGACGACGAGGTCGTCTCCTCTGACATCGTCGGGCTCCCCTTCTCCAGCTACGTCGACCTCCGGTCGACGAACGTCATCGCCGGCGGGAAGCTGCTGAAGATCCTCACCTGGTACGACAACGAGTACGGCTTCTCGAACCGGATGCTCGACATGGCCGCGTACGTTCAGGACGAGGCCTGA